The Candidatus Tumulicola sp. region CGCACGAGATTTCCTTGTCAAATTCGCGCGTTGTCGAGCGCGTGCTGACAACTGCAGTCGGCGTCCACCTCGATGCGTGCGATGATTTCAGCCAATACTTCTCGTAACCGCTCGTTATTGCGCGCGAACATCTCGACCACCGACTGCACCGACACCGGCGGCATGCCCTCGAGACCGACGTCGTAATCGGTGATCAACGACACGTTCACGTAGCACATTTCGAGCTCGCGCGCTAAGTAACTTTCGGGATATTGCGTCATGTTGATGACTTCCCAGCCCTGGCTTTGATACCACTTCGACTCGGCTCGGGTCGAAAAGCGCGGTCCGGAGATCACCACGACGGTTCCCCGGTCGTGCGTTTCGATGCCGCACCCGCGCAACGCATCCACAGCCAACGGGCGCAGCGTCGGACAATACGGATCGGCGAACGAAACGTGCGTCGTCGGCGGGCCGTCGTAGAACGTGTCGCGACGTCCGCTCGTGCGGTCGACGAGTTGATCGCAAACCACCATGGATCCGGGTGCGACATCGCGATTGAGCGATCCGGAAGCGGTTGGTGCGAGGATCCAGCGTACGCCGAGTTTCTTCATGGCATAGACGTTGGCACGATAGTTCACGGCATGGGGCGGAAAGCGGTGGTGCGCTCCGTGGCGCGCTAAAAAGGCTACGCGCTTTCCGCCGATCGTGCCGATCGAAATGCGATCGCTGGTGGCCCCGTACGGCGTTTCGATCCACGCTTCGTGCGTGTCGTCCATCAGCGAATAAAAACCGGAACCACCAAACACGCCGATGTCGGCGCTCAACGTTTCGTTCATTCACTCCCGCAGGCGCTCGGCGCCGTCGGCGGTGTTCGAGGTGGCGCCGTCGTCCCCTCGAACGCTGGCGCCCATGCGCCGCTACGTGTGGGCCGTACTCGCCTTGCTCGCTGCCGGCTGTTCGGCTCGATCGACGCAGGCCGAAGGCGGACGCCTGCCCTGGACCGTTCCACACGTTCTGCGGATTGGAATTGCGAGCGATCCCGATCGCTTAAACCCGTACCTTTCGGAGATGGACGTCAGTTACGACATCGCGTCCCTGGTCTATTCGTACCTCATCGTCGCCGATGCGCGCGGCCGTTTGATTGGCGACCTGGCGTTGGCGGTTCCGTCGCGCGCCAACGGCGGCATTTCACCCGACGGACGCACCTACGTGTACCGCTTGCGCCGTAACGTCATTTGGCACGACGGTGCGCCGTTCACTTCCGCCGACGTTGTCGCGTCCTGGCGAGCGGTGATGGATCCGCGTAACGATACGTTCGAGCGGGAAGGGTACGACGAAGTTACTTCGATTCGAACGCTCGGCCGGTACGCGATCGCCATTCGCCTGCGGCGTC contains the following coding sequences:
- a CDS encoding S-methyl-5'-thioadenosine phosphorylase — translated: MNETLSADIGVFGGSGFYSLMDDTHEAWIETPYGATSDRISIGTIGGKRVAFLARHGAHHRFPPHAVNYRANVYAMKKLGVRWILAPTASGSLNRDVAPGSMVVCDQLVDRTSGRRDTFYDGPPTTHVSFADPYCPTLRPLAVDALRGCGIETHDRGTVVVISGPRFSTRAESKWYQSQGWEVINMTQYPESYLARELEMCYVNVSLITDYDVGLEGMPPVSVQSVVEMFARNNERLREVLAEIIARIEVDADCSCQHALDNARI